CAGACAGAAcaaatttgtacacagttcCCTATAAATGGGGGGACAGAATTACCGATCGAATGGGACTACAAGATAGCCCTACTGCTTGAGTacagaaacatgtttttttggggaaaatcaATGATTTTTGAGTTGCGAGTGTGCAATTATGTTCACATTGTAGGAACTTGCTCTTAAACTATACTTTGTCGGGTTCCCTAAACAAAAATGGAtcagtttttcattttattttgtttctatttttataaTGTTCGACGCTGTACTGGGTCATCTAATCTCCAAATCAACGAATGTACTTTTATGATACTTTCTTTTCTAGAATATGCGAACGCTATAGTAGACATTGGATGAATGTCCTTGTATATCCAGTTGCGTCGATACCTTAGAACCATGGCCAAGAAGCTGTTTTGGAAGGTGACGACTGGAATGTTTGTGCGGACCTTCCACATAATCCTCACAGTAGGGGTACTTTGTGTTATCGTCTTCAAAGATACAGGTAAGCAGACTGCCTCCCTCCGatgaagttgaaaaaaaaaaaaaaccaaaacagtcAAATGGTTCGCTTCATCAGATTTATATTCATCACATGAATTTTTGATCAAAAGTTTTATGTTTGGTTTCTAATTTagcaaaaacacatttttgtgtaaCTTTGAGAGCATCTTAAAATTTCATTAACGTCCAAgaatttgtgggtttttttcttctttatttgtAGCCTTGAGAGAAGCCATTCTCCAGAGAAATATACCTTACCTTCTAGCCTTTGCAACCCTCCTTACAATATCTGGTGGCCTGTACTTCCAAGCAAGCCTTATGGACCCAGGCTATGTGCCTGTAGATCAAGCAAAGGTAAGATACAGTGTTGATCCGAGTCTAAATATTGCTTGTATATTCCAGACCTGCCTTttatttcaagagtgattaccaaacgtataccttccctttaaatgtttctcgGACAAGCTCTAACAATCATAGGTAACCaaagctttttattttatttgagtaGACACAAGAATGGAATAAAGACGACAGTACCGATGATGAAGACGAGAACAGTAGTCATGATCAAGAGGAAGAGGAAGATCTCAAAAATGAAGAGACAGTTCAGATGTTGTCATCGCCACGAAGACGAAAGGCTGTTAAACTTCGAAAATGTGACTTTTGTGAAGTGAAGGTAATGTTTAGATGAACGCTATTCGACCCTCTTCCTGAAAGTTTCATAGGgtatcattttggtttttgtgtttattttacaaAAGCTAAAGAATACCTCGGGTGAAAGCAAATGCAAATATTTTTTGAGGCAAACAACTAGTACGTTCTGTCTGCCAATTGTGGCACACAAAAATCTGCTTTGCTTTCGCAATACTCATGGagtatgaaccaggtttaaCCACTTAGACgatattattaattttcaaaagcTCTTTGTTCGTAAGTTACGGTCGATAATCTGTCCTGATATTGACAGATAGAGACTCGGCATAAGGCTAGATACCTCGGTTAGTGTAGactaatccggaggtcgcaaGCTCAAGTCTCACTCtagttaatttttctttgtcCAACCCAAAGTTTTACTTCAAAGCATAACCATATTTTACTGTGAAAGAATGtgccaatagaccgatccattaggctccacccCACGACACAGGTGAGCAAGAACACGAGGGCCTCttcaatgcctttctgcacatctctgccgcgcgcgccaagcatatgCACACGGAcgtcagactttatttgtcgAGCTTAATGGATAGGTCTATTAGTTTTAAGATAAAGTGTCTTACAAGAGAAACAATTAAAGGATTTAAGTGAATAGTAGATTGCATATACATGGGATGACGGGATCTCTCTTAAATTCACTATATTTATGCTACAATAGTCTTTCTACTGTGGTATTGTTTGTTACCAAAAACACAAGGCACTTACTTAAGATGTTGGCttctttctttgtttattttagcaACCCATACGGTCCAAACATTGTGAAGATTGCAGCCGCTGTGTCAGGAAGTTTGACCACCACTGCCCTTGGCTTGAGAACTGCGTAGGTGAGAGCAACCATCGGTTCTTCTGGCTGTTTCTGCTCACTGAGACCACGCTGGTGTTGTGGACATTTCAGATTACGTGGTAcgtgtttttcatttcaatttttcTTCTTGAACCCATTTTTTAGTGAGTTGATCAATAAGCTTAGGCGATATCGATtaattttattcacgatatatcgccgacaatatatccaGATTTGATACAATCGCGATGAATTAAGTTTgacatcagtcttcaaactcccagtgaaagttgtagaagagtcagtcatagcataagagaggtgttataatgacctattcttctggttttactccaaacctattgggtacaagatgtctcagctaggaaatacatcatgatattgcgatatttaatcgatgtcgtgatatatcgcgatatattgataTTTCGATTTAAACCAAAttgatccgatatcgaaatcgtttccaaattggTATctcgatattcgataatattgcaaaatcgcccaagcttattgaTCAACAATTTTAAGCTGCTCAACTGATGGGTTGCGGTTTGTGGATTGTGGCATAAGTGTATACAGAAATAACCATCACATTATAAGTtacaacaaatttatcttcaagcaaacttcaAGCAACGCAATGTGGCAATCAGCCTTTGACGCAGACACGCAGACAAAGAATTTACTATGCTGTATATTTTGCTTAAAGCTTATAAAAGCATAATAAGCATAGTtaggcttcacaaccagaataaatgaaaccATATGTAATGGATGTATTCTAGTCAAAGATGAACTTAAACTGAATTAGCATAATCAGATGGATGTAACTAGCCCGACTGTTGATTTATCCCCCAGGGGCGCCTTCCGATGGAAAATCACTCTTTATGATTGGCTCCAGGCTAACGCACTTTTCTTTGTTTGCATCGTCATCATCGCCCTGGCTGGGTCGGCGCTGTTTGGTCTACTCTGTTGCCACAGTTACATGATGATAACCAATCAGACCACGTGGGAGTTCATGTCACATAATCGCATCACGTACCTGCGAGATCTGGACGAGTCTGAGAATCCATTCGACGAGGGATACCTCAAAAATTGCGtcaagtttttcttttactgtccGTACAGAAGGTGGGAACAGTTGGTCCAGAAGAAATGTGAATGCGTGCACCCATCAAACTCTGTGTAGGCTTGACGGAGAGATTAACTCATGAAGTCGTCATGCAATTTTCTAGTCATTAattgctttgtgtttgttctctGGTTTTATTTCACAAGTGGATtgaaagacctgcttgaacgaaaatgtcaagtcgcgAACTTTGGTGAATTTcacttcaaatgttttcaatgaataaggaaatcgagtcatatgattataaatagatttcaattgtgtaaaaaaagcaATCATTtcgaatgcccttatccagcgcttttctgagagatttgcgaaaaccccttgttttgtaatcactctcaaaatgtcatagttgggagctctgatttgtaaagccgctttgttgcagcgtggaggtataacaaagcaaactgcCAGACATGACGTAAgtggcattgtcctttgacgcgcgccttcaacggcagaagtgtttttagtttttcaaaaccttaagCTTGGGGCCTGAGTTTTTAGTCAATAATTGCGAAATATTctgaagtgtacacatatcaaaattacattaaaatggtgaacaagtgcattataaacaagttataATACAATTTTCATGGAAAACATTACGTTATTGGTACAGTGTACACTGTGCAGATTGCTTCAATATTAAATGAAGCCGAGCCTTGGCTTGGGAAAAGCCCATGGGTTGAAGGTAAACATTTTCAGTAAATGGAccaatattgtttgtgtttacctTGAGTTTTAAAGTTGCCAACATGTTTATCTCGCAGCTTTTACGTACAGAGTTTTTGCAAAATCTAAATAAGCCGTTTTTGCACTGATACACAAAAATTTAAGTCACAATGTATTAAAAGTTCTacataatatttataaaaaacagtacTTCAAGCAATGATAATGTTTTCTGCTGTCCAGTATATACAGACTGGGTATATATATTTGGTAGGAATTCTGTTCAACAATAAGTCATTTAAAAAAGGGTCTGAAACATCTAGCTGTAtatttaagaattttttttgggggaattGTCCAACCTTACGTATAGTGAAAAGGCATAATGAATTAGTCCGAGCTCTGTATTTAACTACATTCTTTGaacacaaaatttgtatttCCTGTGGTGTATTAATATTGTAATAAGTTTTGTGTTTCTTATCCTGAAGGACAGTTGAGGGGGCATACTTTCAATTTCAAAAGTACTCGCACAAAAATATGTATCATCGTTCAATCATATTTTTTTCCATCAAGTCCATACTTTCCAAACAGCCTGAAAGTTATTGAGTCTGGTCTTCATTAATACACTGGAAACTTAAGGTCAAACAGTAGAAACTTTGATGTGTCATACACAATTTGCTGCTAATGACAGGCTCGTAGCCTGAACATCCGACAACGTCACACTTCAAACTAACTTTGAACCAAGTTCGGCCCTACCTGAAATCCTTGCCTCTGCAACCCTACTCCCATATTATACACACGTGTTAAATTGATGATTAATAAGTGCATATTAatgtaaatatatttatataaagCTTCACAAAAAAATTGATCGTTTTACATTGAAATTATCGTCATAACTACCCCAAGTTAATCTGATGATTATATGTCAATATTGTGAATATATCATCAACATTAAAAATCACAGTATCTAAAAacttgttgttggtgttgttgttttggtttgggatttttctttttctgttcgTTTTTGTCGGAGCATGTAGGTAGAAATAGCATAGGCCTACTGTGTGGGtctgttatttttaattttatttttacctttCTACATAAAATACCTTAATATGCCTCAAAACCTTACGATAGCACCCTCATTTGATAAACTGATTCAGCAAAGATTACACTTCAGTTTCACATCACTGGAGATTCttctttttcaatttatttacaGTTTAGAAAGAGTCGTCAGAACCACAAGAAATTACTGGAAAAAACTTTTGAATATCGGGTTTTGACATAAAAGCTGAAAACTAATCGTTTAACCCTTGCCTCAAACACTGGGTAGCACATTTAAAAAGGAAACTTCGGAGGGATGCGCTGATTTACAAAACAGGAATGCAAGCTATGAATGTTGTTGCTATGGTGGGCGGAGCTTATGGATCAGTACTCTGGAGGGGTGTCTAGTCCATCCAATCAGGTATGACAGTATTTTCGGTATTATTGCTGCCCAGTGTTTCTCCATCGACAGCCACGTGCCACTTGGCATGATTTTTCAGAGCTTTTTTTCTGCTAAACGCTAAACCGCACTCTTTGCAAGAATACGGCTTTTCCCCGGTGTGAATTCGTTCGTGGAGTTTTAGGTCATACTTCCGGAGGAATGTCTTCCCACATGTTTGACAGATGCTTCTTTTCTTGCCTGATTTATCAAGCTGCTCTCCGTCTTCTAGTCCGGGTTCCTTAAGAATATTGGGCTTTTCTAGTGAGGCACCATTAGTTTTTGAAGCGAATTCATTCCTCTTTTTTAGTTCATTCTTTTCTTCATGAGCTTCATGAATTAACATGGTACTCTTATACTTAAAAGGTTTTCCACAAAAACGACACATGAATTCACCGTCACTGAAGCATATTTTACTGACCAAATGGTGTTTCAGGTTGGCAGCTCTTACGAAAGGTTTCCCACATTTATAACAAGTGTGAAGACTTTTTTCAGGCTTGTTCTTTTCCAGTGGATTTGCTTCACAATCTTTGTTTCTTGGCTCATTGTTCGTGGGGACAGTCTGTCCCACTTCCTTCATGTGAGCCAAACTGAAAACTTCATGTTCACAAATTGCACTTTGTTCAGAGGTGTTTAAATCGTGCGAAACAGCCTGGTTTCGGCAGTGTTTACGGTGCCCTTCAAGTTCTTCTACGGAATGAAATTCTTGCTCGCAGGAACGACAAATATAGACAGACTGTCTTAATAACATGCCATTAAGTTGGCCGTTGTTATGTTCAAGGTTATCTTCTTTTCTCTCATCAAAACTTGTGGAAGTTACAGACTCAGGTTCTCTTTTGACAATAGTCACAGTGGGCTCAATTGTAGCTTTCTTTTCTTGATTCGCAATGTCCTCTGGACTATTAACAATGTGAGACTGTAGGCACTTCTCAAGAATTGAAAATGTTGGTAAAATGTTTCCACTTCCATGAAGTTGTTGATGACTGTCAGTAACACCGTGGGCGAGATAATTTTCATCACAATTTTGgttaaagttgttttcaaagATGGGTTCCGCTTCTCTTTTGGCATGAAGAGGCTCACTAAAGAGTTGCTCACCCCGATTGACGGAATCCACAGAACTATCAACGCTGGGAGAGTCTTGGTAATCACCACAATTTGACGATGAAGGAATACCGTTTTCACGCCTGAAACCCTGACTTTCATGACTGTTGGGAACTATGAACCCATTCTCTTCGTCGTCGTTCTCACCAAAGTCGTTGAAAACATCAAATTCAGGTTCTGTTTTAACACTAACCAAGTCAACTGTAGTTACATCCTCACGATTGTTAATGCCAAGGGGATCTTGGTCTCCATTCAAAGTAGATTCTGGAAAGGTGTTTTTACTTGAACAGAGTTCTTGTTCCTCATGACGATGACAGCCCTGACTCTTGTGATGTCCTAGAGCCGAGACTTTGTTGAATTCTTCTCCACATGATTCGCAAATAAACGGTGGTTTTCTGATGGTAGCGCCTTCAATATGGTTACTCGGTTGGTCCATCGAAGTATCTAGAGCTTTAGAGTTTGACTTCCCTTTGTCGACAATGAATGTATTGCCGGGGTTGAAACTTTTGCTTTGAAGATAACCGCAGTGTCCACATTGGTTGGAGCAACCGGGCGACACATACTTGGGTAACAATCCAATTTGGATGAAATCGTTTCCACAACTGGTGCATTTGAACTGCTTTTCCTTAATATGTGTTAAGTAATGGCTGAGACACCTGTCCTTTTGCTGGAAGCTTTGCCTGCACAGATCGCACATATAGATGTGCTTCTCTGTGTATGCCCACTTTGAACTGACTGAATCGTCGCAGTTTTTATGCAACAACTCGTAATGTTTCttcaagtgttttttcttgGAAAACGCTGTACCACACTCAAGACAAGTAAAAGGACATTTTCCTTTGAATGGGCAAGTGTGATGATCGAGGTTGTCAAGGCTGGAGAAGGCTGCAGTACATAATCCACAGCCGAAACGCTTCTTAGCATCTTCCAGGCCATCCATGATTTGATACAATATTACTCACAGGGTTGTtatgttttttcatttattttttagttttgtggACATACCACATACCCTGCGATTGCCACTTTAAATAGTTAACAGATACAGCGATCATTAACCATGATAAGTATGGTATTTCCTCAGAGCACAAGTATGGCTGGTTGCTAAAACGGTTGCTGTCACATCATTGATGAAGAACATTTGACGTCCACTCAAGGTTTTTGACACCAGGCAGGTGTTGAAGATCTTTGGCTAGTTTTCTGCAAGAAAGAAATTGAAACAGTAAGtagtgttattattaaaattgaCACATTTTACAAACCTTAGCTTTGAAGATATGTGGTGTGGACAATCATGGCATTGCAGTGCATGCTCTTGTGAATTCCTTCAACTATGAAAGTTTGAAATTAAACAGTCCAAAGTTTCACTATAGACAATGTACCTGGCTGGGGgcttacaaaacaaattattagcctggccgtcgggaggagggttacgttatcgcaactaggtaCCGCGTAATTAACGCTTGCTTGTTGAACATGTTGCCATGTTCGTTCGTGGACGTTGCACAATTTTGACTCTAGTTTTGgtcttaattttaaaataaacatgatATTGATAAAGACACCTTTTAAATTCTCAATCAAAGATTCTTTTTCAAGTTTTTGGGAAAAGGTTGATGtggaattaataataataataataaccttacttttagcgctttttacaaaagcgataCAATTTAAATTTGCAGGGATGATTTTTGATTCGTGATTCGGCATTTAATCTAATTAAATGGGAATGCCATGCAGCAATTTGAGCTTTGTATCCTCCTCTTATAAACTTATAATTAAAGCCGGTAAAAAATTTTTTTGACAGCATCAAATTTGCGCAAGGCCTAGAATTTGCGTGGGAATAAGTGGTGCGCAGGCTTAAAACTGCGCACACAAAATTGTATCGGGCCGTGAAGTTTGCGCACTGAGCTGAGGCTAAAGTTTGCGCGAGGATTGAAGTTTGCGCccaacaaaactaaaaacaacaacaagggTTTGTGTCTTTATTGACGGTGGAAAGGCAACAGCACAATACGGAAATGTTACCCTGGGTATACCCCTACTTATTGATCTGAAGATCTCACCTGCAGTGGAATGCATTCTGTCTCAAAAGTGTGATGGTTTACCGCAAGAATCACTCCGGCTCCGGTCTATTTGTGATGAGTTACTTTTGCAGGCATAcagtacagcgccctcttgagttttatttttttatgaatggcAGCTTGGCTGAGGGTAGGGCTAGTCTTGGTtacaagaccattggtgttgcgcggtcacacacaaccaacgttccgattatgcacggcaaaaactgtacacgcttgtaatgaacgaacgctagagCGGGCGCTctttttctctgatttccggatctcaccaTGACTGTGCTCACCATGGAtggtgagatctaaatcagagaaacagagcgcccgctagcgttcgttcattacaagcgtgtacagtttttgtgcATAATCGGaattggttgtgtgtgaccgcgcaactccaatggtcttggaaccaagactagggtaGGGCTGGGGCGGGGCGTCGTTTAAAAGTTCCTGAATGATTGACCACCAGTTTGAGCTAACTTCTACTATGCAataattttattacaaattgtGTTTATTCAAACCCAATAAACTTCATCTTGCAATTGTATCACTACAATAAGGGACAAAGCACATGAGGCCCTACtccattattataatatttttgaaaggggggggggggtaatgtcACACTCTTGTACATtttgaaggtacatgtatactattTTAAGAATGCTTGCACCAGAGTCAAACAAATTAAGGTTCCCTTGTAGAGCTGCAATAGAAAGCCAACAATAAAAGAAGCATTTCTGTGGTGaatatcaaaatcaaactttattcttcaaatgttctgttccttttgatttattttgtaactAACAGCACATTGTTGTTAAACAAACAACTGCCAAACACAAACACATAATTATTCGGACACTGAATGTTATGAAAACTTGTTTACAGCTTCTTCTATAAAATTATCTACATTCCACAACTTTTATTTCTATTTAACAAGTACGTGTCCATTCCTGGGAATTCAGAGATAAATTGGTTCAAATTATTTATCTTGGCTCAACTAGTGACATATGCATGGATACCCACAACAATtgccctggggccgatttcacaaaggtctcaaattgatcgtaacttcaaatcaatcgtagttgctaagtaaagtgtgatgtcacaatacaaatctctatggtgatactgaaaatttgtcttgggatgaattttattgctttgtgaaatcggccccaggtgccctgtgcttttgctgtggtgccctctgcaaagtcccaatacaaatttacatttttgtcatgGCAAGTGTCCTCACaggaggaaaattgctgtgcccttcaagagcaaagtcgAAGCCTGCATATTGTTCCAACTGCAAGTAAACCAGTTTTTAGCCTCGTATAAGTCCGACACTTTGTTCTTGTAAGTGAAAGGCAGTTTTCCTAATACCACTTCCAATTAATGAGCAAGGGAAGTTTTATTTTCTACCGACACATTTCAAGGGGCTCCAATGCATACAATGCCTCCATGGCATCACTGatcagggctcgatttcacaaagcaataaaatccatcgtaagacaaattttcagtaccACCATAGTTGTGatcaattttagctctttgtgaaatcggccccaggcctGTCCAtatcagggctgtatgcttcgtttttgtaagggcaagggcaccaaggcatttactctttggcaaagggcaccctatgaggaaattgaacatttctactggagcatttcaagggcaccaaggcaatggcaaggggaaacggaggcaatcgcctccgttgcctccgtgaagtatcaggcctgccataTTAAATGGCAAAACAAGTATCACATTAATTTTGGAAGAATGTTGAGTCACTGGCattccaccttttggtaatatCACAAGAAGCTTGGAAGTTTCCACAACTTCAAATATGATGGTGGAGTCTAAGAAGAGCTTAGAGGAGTCTTCAAGACGTCTATCAAGAATGTCAACTTTGAATTATGCCCATTTTGAAGAGGGTTTCTGCAGCAGTTGTGTGATGAAGCGACGACCTATCTTTGATGGGGCAGAAATTTTCATCAACTAAGATTGAGGATATTCCTTCTGGTAGTACTGCAATAATAGTGGAGATGgtgggggagggtggggggggggaggcatgtggtattttcatttgtttttgttgacatgTCCAGACTGAAATGGATGGCCAGAACGCATCTTTGTGTCCAGTCTTTGCAGTCAGTCCATAGCAGATCTCCCACCGCAGTTTTTCGACTTTCATAAAAGTGTTCCGACTCGTCTTCGTCAAATGACTCAAATGTTAAAGGTGCAGCGTGCCTGCTGCTGCCCACGTGGTTCATTCCCCTCCACGGAGTTCCCCGATGCGACTTGAGGTCGAAGGTGCAGGTCGGGGGTCAAAACCAATCCGCTGTTGAATCCTCTGTTGTCTGGCTTTGGCATCGAGGTCCTTTGTGGTTCCGAGTAGACTAGCCTGGGTTTCCCACTGTGTAGTAGTGGACGTGACGTCACTTTGAATTTCCACCCCTTGCATGTCTCCTCCCGAACCCTGTTGTTTTTCTCTCCTTTGCTGTTCGAGTTCTTTCTTGAAATTGTCGAACTCCGAGATGTCATCGATTTTGAGAGCGATTCGTGTTGGACCCCTCCTGATCATTTTGAAAAGATTAATGTGTCCTTGATTTCCAACTCCGAATTGAATTTAGGACCAATGTTCTCCAAAGACATATAATCTTTAACAGTTGTTTAGCTGGTGGTAGTGTCTTTTCCTCCTTCCT
This sequence is a window from Asterias rubens chromosome 19, eAstRub1.3, whole genome shotgun sequence. Protein-coding genes within it:
- the LOC117303403 gene encoding probable palmitoyltransferase ZDHHC12 — encoded protein: MSLYIQLRRYLRTMAKKLFWKVTTGMFVRTFHIILTVGVLCVIVFKDTALREAILQRNIPYLLAFATLLTISGGLYFQASLMDPGYVPVDQAKTQEWNKDDSTDDEDENSSHDQEEEEDLKNEETVQMLSSPRRRKAVKLRKCDFCEVKQPIRSKHCEDCSRCVRKFDHHCPWLENCVGESNHRFFWLFLLTETTLVLWTFQITWGAFRWKITLYDWLQANALFFVCIVIIALAGSALFGLLCCHSYMMITNQTTWEFMSHNRITYLRDLDESENPFDEGYLKNCVKFFFYCPYRRWEQLVQKKCECVHPSNSV
- the LOC117303279 gene encoding anaphase-promoting complex subunit CDC26-like, with the translated sequence MIRRGPTRIALKIDDISEFDNFKKELEQQRREKQQGSGGDMQGVEIQSDVTSTTTQWETQASLLGTTKDLDAKARQQRIQQRIGFDPRPAPSTSSRIGELRGGE
- the LOC117303420 gene encoding zinc finger protein 585B-like, translated to MDGLEDAKKRFGCGLCTAAFSSLDNLDHHTCPFKGKCPFTCLECGTAFSKKKHLKKHYELLHKNCDDSVSSKWAYTEKHIYMCDLCRQSFQQKDRCLSHYLTHIKEKQFKCTSCGNDFIQIGLLPKYVSPGCSNQCGHCGYLQSKSFNPGNTFIVDKGKSNSKALDTSMDQPSNHIEGATIRKPPFICESCGEEFNKVSALGHHKSQGCHRHEEQELCSSKNTFPESTLNGDQDPLGINNREDVTTVDLVSVKTEPEFDVFNDFGENDDEENGFIVPNSHESQGFRRENGIPSSSNCGDYQDSPSVDSSVDSVNRGEQLFSEPLHAKREAEPIFENNFNQNCDENYLAHGVTDSHQQLHGSGNILPTFSILEKCLQSHIVNSPEDIANQEKKATIEPTVTIVKREPESVTSTSFDERKEDNLEHNNGQLNGMLLRQSVYICRSCEQEFHSVEELEGHRKHCRNQAVSHDLNTSEQSAICEHEVFSLAHMKEVGQTVPTNNEPRNKDCEANPLEKNKPEKSLHTCYKCGKPFVRAANLKHHLVSKICFSDGEFMCRFCGKPFKYKSTMLIHEAHEEKNELKKRNEFASKTNGASLEKPNILKEPGLEDGEQLDKSGKKRSICQTCGKTFLRKYDLKLHERIHTGEKPYSCKECGLAFSRKKALKNHAKWHVAVDGETLGSNNTENTVIPDWMD